One segment of Zhihengliuella halotolerans DNA contains the following:
- a CDS encoding ABC transporter permease: protein MTISSTPRSSTAGRRLDVDAPAAKVVFGAVGAIILLGAWQLAAASGSFGSGLPTVTATLTELARLLTTPAFWADTGVTVASAAAGLALAVTGGVILGVLIGMFEPVWAATLAITEFLKPIPPIVILPLAVMVFGPTSKMALFLVVAGCLLTVSIQAIAGVRDADPVALATARSYGMGRAETLWRVVLPGATAFIGTAVRVSAPASLVIVVVAGLLGGAPGLGRSIYQAQAGGLYPTLYALVVVLGVLGVASQWASSAVERRVLHWHPSFRKETP from the coding sequence ATGACGATCTCGTCTACACCGCGCAGTAGCACTGCCGGGCGACGGCTCGACGTCGACGCCCCCGCCGCGAAGGTTGTGTTCGGCGCGGTCGGCGCCATCATCCTGCTGGGCGCGTGGCAGCTCGCCGCCGCCTCCGGCTCCTTCGGTTCCGGCCTGCCGACCGTGACGGCAACGCTCACCGAGCTGGCCCGTCTGCTCACCACGCCGGCGTTCTGGGCCGACACGGGCGTGACCGTCGCCAGCGCCGCGGCCGGGCTCGCGCTCGCCGTGACCGGGGGCGTGATCCTGGGCGTGCTGATCGGCATGTTCGAACCCGTGTGGGCGGCGACGCTCGCGATCACCGAGTTCCTCAAGCCCATCCCGCCGATCGTGATCCTGCCGCTCGCCGTCATGGTGTTCGGCCCGACCTCGAAGATGGCGCTATTCCTCGTGGTCGCCGGCTGCCTGCTGACCGTCTCGATCCAGGCGATCGCCGGCGTCCGCGACGCCGACCCGGTGGCCCTGGCCACGGCCCGCTCCTACGGGATGGGCCGTGCCGAGACCTTGTGGCGCGTGGTCCTGCCCGGCGCGACGGCGTTCATCGGCACGGCCGTGCGCGTCTCCGCCCCGGCCTCGCTCGTGATCGTGGTGGTCGCCGGCCTGCTCGGCGGCGCCCCCGGCCTCGGGCGCAGCATCTATCAGGCGCAGGCCGGCGGGCTCTACCCGACGCTTTACGCGCTCGTGGTGGTCCTCGGCGTCCTCGGCGTGGCCTCGCAGTGGGCCAGTTCCGCCGTCGAACGCCGCGTCCTGCACTGGCACCCGTCGTTCCGGAAGGAGACGCCGTGA
- a CDS encoding LacI family DNA-binding transcriptional regulator has translation MQPVTIRDVARAAGVSSATASRVLSGNPATSAASRERVTAAAAELGFSPNAQARSLRSTRTDSIALLISDVRNPYFADLAHAVEQAARARGLVTFIGNANEDPAQQDEFLDAMMSRRVDGVLLVPQGLAGGGGAQVSPAVERLLSRDIPTVLVDRTLPAAAAPHVTAESAAAVHDAVASLAANGHRRIAFIGGPEHTSTAAERYGCFRAALADHGLDADEALHFHGDFRTASGAEGARWLLGLDDRPTAVVVADSPMAIGALAVWREAGVRIGVDLSVITFDDIEAFALHDPPLATISHDLTAMGRGAVDALATLMAGDPTGHTVLTSTFTGGASIGPART, from the coding sequence ATGCAGCCGGTGACCATCCGCGACGTCGCCCGCGCCGCCGGCGTGTCCTCGGCCACCGCCTCCCGCGTCCTCTCCGGCAACCCCGCCACGAGCGCCGCCTCCCGCGAGCGCGTCACCGCCGCGGCCGCCGAGCTCGGCTTCTCCCCCAACGCGCAGGCCCGCTCCCTGCGCTCGACGCGCACCGACAGCATCGCCCTGCTGATCTCCGACGTGCGCAACCCCTACTTCGCCGACCTCGCCCACGCCGTCGAGCAGGCCGCCCGCGCCCGCGGGCTCGTGACCTTCATCGGCAACGCGAACGAGGACCCGGCTCAGCAGGACGAGTTCCTCGACGCCATGATGTCCCGCCGCGTCGACGGCGTCCTCCTGGTCCCCCAGGGCCTGGCAGGCGGCGGCGGCGCTCAGGTGAGCCCTGCCGTCGAGCGCCTCCTGTCCCGGGACATCCCGACCGTCCTCGTCGACCGGACGCTGCCCGCCGCCGCAGCCCCGCACGTCACGGCTGAATCGGCCGCCGCGGTGCACGACGCCGTCGCGTCCCTGGCCGCGAACGGCCACCGCCGCATCGCGTTCATCGGCGGGCCTGAGCACACCTCCACCGCCGCCGAGCGCTACGGCTGCTTCCGTGCCGCGCTCGCGGACCACGGCCTCGACGCGGACGAGGCGCTGCACTTCCACGGCGACTTCCGGACCGCCTCAGGTGCCGAGGGGGCGCGCTGGCTGCTCGGGCTCGACGACCGGCCCACCGCCGTCGTCGTCGCCGACTCCCCCATGGCGATCGGCGCCCTCGCCGTGTGGCGGGAGGCCGGCGTGCGCATCGGCGTCGACCTCAGCGTCATCACGTTCGACGACATCGAGGCGTTCGCGCTGCACGACCCACCGCTGGCGACCATCAGCCACGACCTCACCGCGATGGGCCGCGGCGCCGTCGACGCCCTCGCCACGCTCATGGCCGGCGATCCCACCGGCCACACCGTCCTGACCAGCACCTTCACGGGCGGGGCCTCCATCGGCCCCGCCCGCACCTGA
- a CDS encoding ABC transporter permease → MSAATTRRRLDIKSFLANNGALVGLVVLCLALWAATPRFLTGPNLLNVGIQVSTIAVMAFGLTFVIVAAGIDLSVGSVAALSAMVSAYWVGDLALPGAWSIVVGLAVGALCGLVTGVMSAYGKLPTFIASLAMLTIVRGLTLVISDGRPIPTSDSVAFLGSSLGPVPMPIVVMVVTGLIAAFVLNRTVVGKNAFAVGGNIEAARLSGIPVKRVLVTVFVISGLFAGLAGMLLAGRLESAQPTLATGYELDAIAATVIGGASLAGGVGRITGTLIGALVLAVIRNGLNLLSVSSFWQQVVIGVVIALAVGFDVLRRKNVRH, encoded by the coding sequence ATGAGCGCCGCAACGACGCGCCGACGTCTCGATATCAAGTCCTTCCTCGCCAACAACGGCGCCCTCGTGGGCCTCGTCGTCCTGTGCCTGGCCCTGTGGGCGGCGACCCCGCGCTTCCTCACGGGACCGAACCTGCTCAATGTCGGCATCCAGGTCTCCACGATCGCGGTCATGGCCTTCGGGTTGACGTTCGTGATCGTCGCCGCCGGCATCGACCTCTCGGTCGGTTCCGTCGCGGCGCTGTCCGCGATGGTCTCCGCCTACTGGGTCGGCGATCTCGCCCTGCCCGGTGCCTGGAGCATCGTGGTCGGTCTCGCCGTCGGCGCCCTGTGCGGCCTCGTCACCGGCGTCATGAGCGCGTACGGGAAACTGCCCACCTTCATCGCCTCGCTGGCGATGCTGACGATCGTCCGCGGACTGACCCTGGTGATCTCCGACGGCCGCCCGATCCCGACCTCCGACTCGGTGGCGTTCCTCGGCTCCAGCCTCGGGCCCGTGCCGATGCCGATCGTCGTCATGGTCGTCACCGGCCTGATCGCGGCCTTCGTCCTGAACCGGACCGTCGTCGGCAAGAACGCGTTCGCCGTCGGTGGCAACATCGAGGCCGCCCGGCTCTCGGGCATCCCCGTCAAGCGCGTCCTCGTGACCGTGTTCGTCATCTCCGGGCTCTTCGCCGGCCTCGCGGGCATGCTGCTCGCCGGCCGCCTCGAGTCGGCCCAGCCGACCCTCGCCACCGGCTACGAGCTCGACGCGATCGCGGCCACCGTCATCGGCGGCGCGTCCCTCGCCGGCGGCGTCGGCCGTATCACCGGCACGCTCATCGGCGCCCTCGTGCTCGCCGTCATCCGCAACGGACTGAACCTGCTCTCCGTGTCCTCGTT
- a CDS encoding TetR/AcrR family transcriptional regulator encodes MGRVSAADRSQQFVEAAARVIAQEGVTAATTRRIAQEADAPLAALHYCFRSKEDLLLEVYHHLSRDYARQLDPLPEHAGLAEVVDLHMRRIWRRMAASPHEQITTFELLLRGQRLTNPRERDQAQQVNRQMYDAWIRSTASIFDAGAETSGVEPATDTMVAARFAVAGIDGISIQHFSDPDEDRSWLMIDKLVEALQALLLPR; translated from the coding sequence GTGGGCAGGGTTTCCGCTGCAGACCGCAGCCAGCAGTTCGTTGAAGCCGCCGCGCGCGTGATCGCCCAGGAGGGCGTCACCGCGGCGACCACCCGGAGGATCGCCCAGGAGGCCGACGCCCCGCTCGCCGCCCTGCACTACTGCTTCCGCAGCAAGGAGGACCTGCTGCTGGAGGTCTACCACCACCTCAGCCGCGACTACGCCCGGCAGCTCGACCCCCTACCCGAGCACGCTGGTCTTGCCGAAGTGGTGGACCTGCACATGCGGCGGATCTGGCGGCGCATGGCCGCGTCCCCCCACGAGCAGATCACGACGTTCGAGCTACTCCTGCGCGGACAGCGACTGACGAACCCGCGCGAGCGCGACCAGGCCCAGCAGGTCAACCGGCAGATGTACGACGCGTGGATCCGCTCCACCGCTTCGATCTTCGACGCCGGCGCGGAGACCTCGGGCGTGGAACCGGCGACGGACACGATGGTCGCCGCGCGCTTCGCCGTGGCCGGGATCGACGGCATCAGCATCCAGCACTTCTCCGATCCTGACGAGGACCGTTCCTGGCTCATGATCGACAAGCTCGTCGAGGCGCTCCAGGCCCTGCTGCTGCCCCGCTAG
- a CDS encoding ABC transporter permease, with product MKRRTLNLALGIGTPVAVIAAWWVLSANSTNAFFPPLARIMDRFQALWLFDRFASDVLLSLGNLAIGYTISVVAGVVLGFVIATVPVLRAMFEPALHFIRGIPPVALIPILITLIGFGQEMRVTSIVLAATFPTMISTIDGIRAVDTGLRDVCSVYRLRRHERLLRVYLPAAGPQIAAGMQVSLQIGFIVMIASEMLGSAQGIGAMTLLAQQSFLTADMWAGILLLGFLGFAANILFEAARSRVLAWYIGSKRQERAA from the coding sequence GTGAAACGCCGCACCCTGAACCTCGCCCTCGGCATCGGCACCCCCGTGGCGGTCATCGCCGCCTGGTGGGTCCTGTCCGCGAACTCGACCAACGCCTTCTTCCCGCCGTTGGCGCGGATCATGGACCGCTTCCAGGCGCTCTGGCTGTTCGACCGGTTCGCCTCCGACGTGCTGCTGAGCCTGGGCAACCTGGCCATCGGCTACACGATCTCGGTGGTCGCCGGCGTCGTGCTCGGATTCGTGATCGCCACCGTGCCCGTGCTGCGGGCCATGTTCGAACCCGCCCTGCACTTCATCCGCGGCATCCCGCCAGTGGCGCTCATTCCGATCCTCATCACGCTCATCGGCTTCGGCCAGGAGATGCGCGTGACGTCGATCGTGTTGGCCGCCACCTTCCCGACCATGATCTCCACGATCGACGGCATCCGCGCGGTCGACACCGGGCTGCGCGACGTGTGCTCGGTGTACCGGCTGCGCCGGCACGAGCGTCTGCTGCGGGTCTACCTGCCCGCGGCCGGCCCGCAGATCGCCGCCGGCATGCAGGTCAGCCTGCAGATCGGCTTCATCGTCATGATCGCCTCGGAGATGCTCGGCTCCGCGCAGGGCATCGGCGCCATGACGCTGCTGGCGCAGCAGAGCTTCCTCACCGCCGACATGTGGGCCGGCATCCTGCTGCTCGGCTTCCTCGGCTTCGCCGCGAACATCCTCTTCGAGGCCGCCCGCTCCCGCGTCCTGGCCTGGTACATCGGATCCAAACGACAGGAGCGCGCAGCATGA
- a CDS encoding amidohydrolase has protein sequence MNTPEPDLVITGGTVPVLPVPGAAAGFGAATQHDDIADATAVAITGCRITAVGGDELADLAGRGTEVVDAAGGAILPGFNDAHLHFVASAYARYCLAPLGAARDWDGVVALLDALEPGPDGWIRAHGWDGAVLGDGGAERLAHVRPDAPVVAYDQTGHQLLLNRAAMDRLGLHAAEDVAGGTVSRAADGTPTGHFADAAMGLAGAGIPELPHERLRDAVMRHQADLHALGITSLTEPGLGPGGASLLSGACTASALELLADLAVSGDLTLRITALMLFSGTGGATAAATRRGLASELPRLLEGRGIDPLQLRIGGVKVFADGTPRSGSAWMSDTYRTPCGHHHGHLVIAGDTDAERVEALNGIIAAIHEAGLQAGVHATGDAATAAVVDAIAAANAAAPRDARHYIIHGAFADDDALRRLGEHRIGYSTNPAIRSAAGRLMLDVLGGERFARHQPLASALAAGVPANIASDAPVTSPDWRHSVIAAATRDTTAGPGGNDDERLPLRTALALMTGTPAWQDHAERDKGRVAPGQLADLCVLAGPLPEDPRRLLQIPTALTVSGGRIVHRR, from the coding sequence ATGAACACACCGGAACCCGACCTGGTGATCACGGGCGGCACTGTTCCCGTGCTCCCCGTCCCCGGAGCAGCCGCCGGCTTCGGCGCGGCGACACAGCACGACGACATCGCGGACGCCACCGCGGTCGCGATCACCGGCTGCCGAATTACCGCGGTCGGCGGCGACGAGCTCGCTGACCTCGCCGGCCGTGGAACCGAGGTGGTCGACGCCGCCGGCGGGGCCATCCTGCCGGGCTTCAACGACGCCCACCTGCACTTCGTCGCCAGCGCCTACGCCCGCTACTGCCTCGCCCCGCTGGGCGCGGCGCGGGACTGGGACGGCGTCGTCGCACTCCTGGACGCGCTCGAGCCGGGCCCCGACGGCTGGATCAGGGCGCACGGCTGGGACGGCGCGGTCCTCGGCGACGGCGGCGCCGAACGCCTCGCGCACGTCCGACCCGACGCCCCCGTCGTGGCCTACGACCAGACCGGCCACCAGCTGCTGCTCAACCGCGCCGCGATGGACCGGCTCGGCCTGCACGCCGCCGAGGACGTCGCCGGCGGCACGGTCTCCCGGGCCGCCGACGGGACACCCACGGGCCACTTCGCCGACGCGGCGATGGGGCTCGCGGGGGCCGGCATCCCCGAACTGCCCCACGAGAGGCTGCGCGACGCCGTTATGCGCCACCAGGCGGACCTGCACGCGCTCGGCATCACCTCGCTCACCGAGCCCGGGCTCGGCCCCGGCGGAGCGAGCCTGCTCAGCGGCGCCTGCACGGCCTCCGCGCTCGAGCTCCTCGCCGATCTCGCGGTCTCCGGCGACCTGACGCTGCGCATCACCGCGCTGATGCTCTTCAGCGGGACGGGCGGAGCGACCGCCGCGGCCACCCGGCGCGGGCTCGCGTCGGAGCTGCCGCGGCTGCTCGAGGGCCGCGGCATCGATCCGCTGCAGCTGCGCATCGGGGGCGTCAAGGTTTTCGCGGACGGCACGCCGCGCTCCGGCAGCGCGTGGATGAGCGACACCTATCGGACTCCGTGCGGACACCACCACGGCCACCTCGTCATCGCCGGCGACACCGATGCGGAGCGCGTCGAGGCGTTGAACGGCATCATCGCGGCGATCCACGAGGCCGGGCTGCAGGCCGGGGTGCACGCGACCGGGGACGCGGCCACCGCCGCCGTCGTCGACGCGATCGCCGCGGCCAACGCGGCCGCCCCGCGCGATGCCCGCCACTACATCATCCACGGGGCGTTTGCGGACGACGACGCCCTGCGGCGCCTCGGCGAGCACCGCATCGGCTACAGCACCAACCCGGCCATCCGGTCCGCCGCGGGCCGGCTCATGCTCGACGTGCTCGGCGGCGAGCGTTTCGCCCGCCACCAGCCGCTCGCGAGCGCGCTGGCCGCGGGCGTCCCGGCCAACATCGCCTCCGACGCCCCCGTGACCTCACCCGACTGGCGTCACAGCGTCATCGCAGCGGCCACGCGCGACACCACCGCTGGCCCGGGCGGCAACGACGACGAACGGCTCCCCCTCCGCACGGCCCTGGCCCTCATGACCGGGACGCCGGCCTGGCAGGACCACGCCGAGCGCGACAAGGGCCGCGTGGCGCCGGGGCAGCTCGCCGACCTCTGCGTGCTGGCCGGGCCGCTGCCCGAGGACCCGCGTCGGCTGCTGCAGATTCCGACGGCCCTCACGGTGTCCGGCGGACGGATCGTCCACCGGCGCTGA
- a CDS encoding ABC transporter substrate-binding protein, whose protein sequence is MNKRILALGSALVLGAALTGCGADGGTGEGETTKLTVGTVGIASDAAIALGVEQGFFADEGLEIETSVVANPPAGIAAAQSGQLDITYTPSIPLLNGLSQGVDLQILAAADGYPDGTSELEDPSQVDDTGLFAAAGNGIESPAELEGKSVSVPARNAQLEVTIAKAILDDGGDPATVNWMVLDPASALQSLEQGRIDAAGLVSPFSSTAAENGHTHLAAPGAQFFGDGAIGLWVASGAFAEENPEAAAGFVRAIYQSNAYANENLDEAVDKAAELTQVDRAVLESGADSFWPGEVDPADIDAVNTALVELGYLESEVELDDDLVYTAQ, encoded by the coding sequence ATGAACAAGCGCATCCTGGCCCTCGGCTCGGCCCTCGTGCTCGGCGCGGCCCTCACCGGCTGCGGAGCCGACGGCGGCACCGGCGAGGGCGAGACCACCAAGCTCACGGTCGGCACGGTCGGCATCGCCTCCGACGCGGCGATCGCGCTCGGCGTCGAGCAGGGCTTCTTCGCCGACGAGGGCCTCGAGATCGAGACCAGCGTCGTCGCCAACCCGCCCGCCGGCATCGCCGCCGCGCAGAGCGGCCAGCTCGACATCACCTACACCCCGTCGATCCCGCTGCTCAACGGCCTCTCCCAGGGCGTCGACCTGCAGATCCTCGCCGCTGCCGACGGCTACCCGGACGGCACCTCGGAACTCGAGGATCCGAGCCAGGTGGACGACACGGGCCTCTTCGCCGCGGCCGGCAACGGCATCGAGTCCCCGGCCGAACTCGAGGGCAAGTCGGTCTCCGTGCCGGCGCGCAACGCCCAGCTCGAGGTCACGATCGCCAAGGCGATCCTGGACGACGGCGGCGACCCGGCCACCGTGAACTGGATGGTTCTCGACCCGGCCTCGGCGCTCCAGTCCCTCGAACAGGGGCGCATCGACGCCGCCGGGCTCGTGTCCCCGTTCTCCAGCACCGCGGCCGAGAACGGCCACACCCACCTCGCCGCGCCGGGCGCCCAGTTCTTCGGCGACGGAGCGATCGGCCTCTGGGTCGCCTCGGGCGCGTTCGCCGAGGAGAACCCCGAAGCGGCGGCCGGCTTCGTCCGCGCGATCTACCAGTCCAACGCGTACGCCAACGAGAACCTCGACGAAGCTGTCGACAAGGCCGCGGAACTCACCCAGGTGGACCGGGCCGTGCTCGAGAGCGGCGCGGACAGCTTCTGGCCGGGCGAGGTCGACCCGGCGGACATCGACGCCGTCAACACCGCGCTCGTCGAGCTCGGCTACCTGGAGTCGGAGGTGGAACTCGATGACGATCTCGTCTACACCGCGCAGTAG
- a CDS encoding sugar ABC transporter ATP-binding protein, whose protein sequence is MQANPLLRLEKISKSFGHVQVIHDVTVDVHPGRVTVLLGENGAGKSTLIKMIAGVHAPSGGRILVDGAEVRIPDTKASEALGIATIHQELNLVPSMTVAENITLGRTPRRFGVINRRRMRAIAREALATIGLDVDVDTPVGDLGIARQQLVEIAKALSLDARILILDEPTAALTTSEIKALFDVVRDLKARGVGMVFISHHLDEIAEIGDDVNVLRDGEFVARVPADTHEDELIRLMVGRSIDKQFPREPSPAPAGAPVQLDVSALEAPGLGPISLQVRPGEVVALAGLMGAGRTELLRCLAGADAYTSGRVEVRGERLAPYDVAAATAAGVGHVPEDRKMQGLVLDASVAENIGYATVRSTSRFGLVDRKGQRRRASAVAERLRIRMDSIDQPIRSLSGGNQQKAVFGRWFTAGSKVLLLDEPTRGVDVGAKVEIYELINEITADGGCVLMASSDLPEVLGMADRILVMSQGRIAGELPAESATQDSIMQLAVSNVNRDEEPANPQGATA, encoded by the coding sequence ATGCAAGCGAACCCCCTGCTGAGACTGGAGAAGATCTCCAAGTCCTTCGGCCACGTCCAAGTCATCCACGACGTCACGGTCGACGTCCACCCCGGCCGCGTCACCGTCCTCCTCGGCGAGAACGGCGCGGGCAAGTCGACGCTCATCAAGATGATCGCCGGTGTGCACGCCCCGAGCGGCGGCCGGATCCTCGTCGACGGCGCCGAGGTGCGCATCCCCGACACCAAGGCGTCCGAGGCCCTCGGCATCGCGACGATCCACCAGGAGCTCAACCTGGTGCCGTCGATGACGGTCGCGGAGAACATCACGCTCGGCCGCACGCCGCGCCGCTTCGGCGTCATCAACCGGCGCAGGATGCGCGCCATCGCCCGCGAGGCCCTCGCCACGATCGGCCTCGACGTTGACGTCGACACCCCCGTCGGCGACCTCGGCATCGCCCGCCAGCAACTCGTCGAGATCGCCAAGGCACTCTCCCTCGACGCGCGGATTCTGATCCTCGACGAGCCCACCGCGGCGCTGACCACCTCCGAGATCAAGGCGCTGTTCGACGTCGTCCGCGACCTCAAGGCCCGCGGTGTCGGCATGGTCTTCATCAGCCACCACCTCGACGAGATCGCCGAGATCGGCGACGACGTGAACGTCCTGCGCGACGGCGAATTCGTCGCCCGGGTCCCCGCCGACACGCACGAGGACGAGCTCATCCGCCTCATGGTGGGCCGCAGCATCGACAAGCAGTTCCCGCGCGAACCCTCCCCAGCACCGGCGGGCGCGCCCGTGCAGCTCGACGTCTCCGCGCTCGAGGCGCCGGGGCTCGGACCGATCAGCCTGCAGGTCCGGCCCGGCGAGGTCGTGGCCCTGGCCGGGCTCATGGGTGCCGGACGGACCGAGCTGCTGCGCTGCCTCGCCGGCGCCGACGCGTACACGTCCGGCCGGGTCGAGGTCCGCGGCGAACGGCTGGCACCGTACGACGTCGCCGCCGCCACCGCTGCCGGCGTCGGCCACGTGCCGGAGGACCGCAAGATGCAGGGGCTCGTGCTCGACGCCTCCGTCGCGGAGAACATCGGCTATGCGACCGTCCGCTCGACCTCGCGCTTCGGCCTCGTTGACCGCAAGGGCCAGCGCCGGCGCGCGAGCGCCGTCGCTGAGCGCCTGCGCATCCGCATGGATTCGATCGACCAGCCCATCCGCTCGCTCTCCGGCGGCAACCAGCAGAAGGCCGTGTTCGGCCGCTGGTTCACGGCGGGGTCGAAGGTCCTGCTCCTCGACGAGCCGACGCGCGGCGTCGACGTCGGGGCGAAGGTCGAGATCTACGAGTTGATCAACGAGATCACCGCCGACGGCGGCTGCGTGCTCATGGCCTCGTCCGACCTGCCCGAGGTCCTGGGCATGGCGGACCGGATCCTCGTCATGAGCCAGGGCCGGATCGCCGGCGAGCTGCCGGCCGAGTCGGCCACCCAGGATTCGATCATGCAATTGGCGGTCTCCAACGTGAACCGCGACGAAGAACCAGCCAACCCCCAAGGAGCGACCGCATGA